In Molothrus aeneus isolate 106 chromosome 13, BPBGC_Maene_1.0, whole genome shotgun sequence, a genomic segment contains:
- the BCL2A1 gene encoding bcl-2-related protein A1, with protein METAEFYYVYYLAQDYLQYVLQESHLGPAQTRVAHVLRTIASSLQDQTEEALRPLLDRIDITSVAVAKRIFNGVMDEKFADGNTNWGRIMTIFTFGGLLTKKLQEHGVQLTAEEKEQISYFITEYIINNKAEWIDANGGWENGFLTKFERRSLLSFSKITALFIAVVSLFREYY; from the exons ATGGAAACTGCTGAGTTCTACTACGTTTATTACTTAGCTCAGGACTACCTGCAGTATGTGCTCCAGGAATCACACCTCGGACCAGCCCAGACCAGGGTTGCTCATGTCTTGAGGACCATAGCATCCTCTCTGCAAGACCAAACCGAGGAGGCTCTCAGGCCACTCCTGGACAGGATTGACATCACCTCTGTAGCTGTTGCCAAGAGAATTTTCAATGGAGTCATGGATGAAAAGTTTGCTGATGGAAATACTAACTGGGGAAGAATTATGACCATATTTACATTTGGAGGTCTTCTCACCAAGAAGCTTCAAGAGCATGGGGTTCAGCTGActgcagaggagaaggagcagatcTCTTATTTCATCACAGAGTACATCATAAACAACAAAGCTGAATGGATTGATGCAAATGGTGGCTGG gaaaatgGCTTCCTAACAAAGTTTGAAAGAAGATCACTACTGTCCTTCTCCAAAATTACAGCCCTGTTCATAGCTGTTGTTTCCTTGTTCAGAGAGTACTACTGA